The sequence gttgttgttattgttgtttctATTTCTATTTCTTTTACCTCTCCTATTATAAATCATTTCAATGTATGCTTCACTATCACCACCATAATCataaccatcatcatcatcgtcatcactatcactaccattcttattactatttacttttttcatATCTTTTTCTTGTAAGAATTGTAACATCATCATTTGTTGTAATAATCTTGTATCATCGAAtggtgattttaatttttgtttttgagtTTTTAATAGATGGTCATTGACTAATTTTTTATGattgtttattatataatcttcattactattattactactattattgctactattattgctattattattgctattattattattattattattattattattattattattattattattattattattattattattattattattattattattattattattattattattttcatcaatacCATTGTTTATATTTGAATCAATAGAAGTATTAGTACTAATGATAACATTAGTCGTTGAAgcagttgttgtagttgtagttgtagtggttttattattactataattattgatattatcttcattattattattattattattattattattattattatttccattcaTATCAAAGAATGGGTTATCAAAATGATTAACAACTATTGGCTCATTCTCGTTGTATTTCATTTCATCCatctttgaaattttttttttttaatttttttttattttatttattgatattattatttaaaattatttgtttattttaattattttgttttatttattttattttattttattttatttgttatttcttgaaaatttataaatttagtaGTTGTATTTGTggatttggtttttttttttttttatatagtgTGTATATagagataaataaataatgaatataaaaaattaatttatatacaaaatatatatatatacataaaaTCAGAATTTAAGTTGTTTAACCTTTTTgcgaaattaaaaaaaaaaaaaaaaaaaaaaaaaaaaaaaatttaaaaaaattaaaaattaattaaaaaaataatatataaaactcAGGTAGCAAACACACTAAATAtacactaaaaaaaaaaaaaaaaaaaattaaaaaattaaaaaattaaaaaaaaacagttttTGTGAGTTTTTTATATCACAACATATGTTTGTTTGGACACAAAAagtaacttttttttttttttttttattttttaccattttcattttcattttttttttttttttttttaatgtgttgtatttttagattatttccattttaattaatttttttttttgtgtgaaaattttaaaaaaataaaataaaataaaaaataaaataaaaataaaatttgttttttaaaaataaaaaaaaatattaatatgaaatgattatttatttatttttatttttattttttgttattttctatttttatttgtttgttttttttaattttttttttttttttttgagatattttccaaatttcaaaattaatttttttttttttttattttatgaaTCATTTCCTGGGGTTGTGTTTAAAGATAATTTGGAATAACCCAttgataatttctttttcttgtcAATGAAATAAAGAATTGTACAAGTTATTAatgtaataattaataaaactaataaagCAGATACAAGGAATAAATAGATTTTAACAACATCAACTTTAGATTCACAAGCAGAGTCACCCATAATTGCAATTTCCAAGTTACAATTATTTGGAGATCTATTTACAACAGAGATAACGGTATTTGGTTGACCTTTAGCACAATACATTGAAATTGTAGTTTTCATAATGCCACCACTAGCACCACATTTATTGGATGGTGCATAGTAAGTTAGAATACCACCTTCAACTGTATTTTCCTTTAATGATCCGATTGCTAATGTTAAATTTGAAGTTTCACCATAAACGATATCATTGAATTGATTATCTCTTGAGCAaactgaaattaaagaattatcaCATTTTGAAGAGCCAGAgcaaatattgaaataatattcaacatcaatttcttcacccaattcattcaatttctttgatttgaATTCATAAGAACctttttcctttttaaaTCCACTAAAATCATATTTACCAATTTTACAATGTTGATGACGActttgttcttgttgttgttgctttaaaattaaatcatgtTCAATACTAAGACCATTTacataattaattattaaaataattaataaatatattaataaatttttcattttttttttttttttttaaattatttatttatttaaataataattataataataataataataaatttttaattttaaaaaaaaaaaaaaaaaaaaaaattgaaatgaataaatagtttatattgttttttttttaaaaaattttttttttaattaaatattataataattatttattattatttttttttaacaatttattataataaaaacaaaaaacactctctaaaaaatattccaaaaaaaaaaaaaaaaaactgtttagattatttttagaagTATTGTGGTGAGTGGGGTAAAGTTGAACACAGTGTTAAAGTTACAATTTTAGAACATCAAGTGGTGATCGCCATTATAATAACAATCATAGTTTAAAAATAGGATTAAGGGGTTacatattataaaattattatttattattattattattattattattattattattattattattattatttttattgtttattctattttttattaagatTTAATTGTCTTTGttgtgaattattaaattcatcataAAAATGTatacttttaattgattttggaatTAAAGCATAATTAggaattgattttaaattatatatacataAATTTTCAACAGTTGAAGGTAAAGATTGTAGCGATTCATTAAATCCATCAGGTAATAAAATccatttacaattaattggTATTTTATCTGGTAAATGTTGTCCTTCACCAATTgttataaattcaatatcGTTTGGTATATTTACTCCATCTTGATATAccattgatttcttttcattATATATACCAAATTGACTTTGTttcatattaaatttttcattttcattatttataataatattttggtttggtaaataattaaaatacttaaaattattattattattattattaatattattaatatttaatttttctataAATGGTTTAGTTTGAGTAAAATGAGGTTTATATGATGGTTGAATTGGTCTGATTAATTGTGATGTATTAATATCCTTAACTAataa comes from Dictyostelium discoideum AX4 chromosome 2 chromosome, whole genome shotgun sequence and encodes:
- the mrrA gene encoding transmembrane protein — translated: MKNLLIYLLIILIINYVNGLSIEHDLILKQQQQEQSRHQHCKIGKYDFSGFKKEKGSYEFKSKKLNELGEEIDVEYYFNICSGSSKCDNSLISVCSRDNQFNDIVYGETSNLTLAIGSLKENTVEGGILTYYAPSNKCGASGGIMKTTISMYCAKGQPNTVISVVNRSPNNCNLEIAIMGDSACESKVDVVKIYLFLVSALLVLLIITLITCTILYFIDKKKKLSMGYSKLSLNTTPGNDS